A region of the Campylobacter subantarcticus LMG 24377 genome:
ATTAGGGAATTTTGAACTTGATTCTTCAGAGAGTTCATCTTTGGGTGGAGCTTATGGAGTAAGAGCTTATGATAATGGAGAGGGTGATGGAGATAATACTATAGTGGCTAATTTTGGTATAAGAATTAATCTACCAAATACTAATTTTTATTTTACTCCCTTTTATGATATAGGTTATGCTTGGTATGAAAAAAAATCATCAGATAGAAGAAGCAATGAACATTTCTTAGATGCAATAGGTTTACAAATACTTTATAATAAAGCAAATGAGTATTATATAAAATTAGATGCAGCAAGAGCGCTACATCAGTATAAATATGATGATGAACATAGAATGAAATTATATTTAAGTGGTGGGGTGTATTTTTGAAAAATTATTAAAGAGGAATGAGTGATTTGTAAATCACTCATTAGCTGTATCATAAAATATAATGTTATCATTAAGTGTTATTGGTAATATTTTATAATAAGTAATGAAATTTTGCATTCATAAGAAATATGATACAAATAGAGGATGAGTGAAAAAATACATTTTTTTAAGTTGTATATATATAAGTTCATTTGCTTTAAATTTAGAAGAAAGCTTGATTGAAGGTGAAGCTGATATTAGTAAGTATCAAAAATCAAACATTATTTCTAAACAAGTATTTTTTCAAAAACCACAAAAATATCAAACTCAAAATATTGATTTTGGAACCTTTGCTAGTAAATCTTTAGGACAAGTTTTGAATTTAAGTTCTAAAGATAAAACAGAGGCCAATTTAGACTATAATACTTTAAATGTAAATATAAAAAATATTAATTCAATACTAGATTATGAAAATACTACTTTACTTTTGGAAAAGCAAGTAAGAATAGGGCAATTAGAACAAGTATATTCTTTAGGACTTATCAATCGTTATGAATTTGATGACTTTAATTTAGGTTTTAATTATTTTAATGATCAGTATAAAGAAGCTTATGGAAAAAATAGTTTTGGTGTCGAATTTCAATTTAGTCATTATTTTAAAGTATACGCTAATCATTATAATATAAAAGAAAACGATAGTGAAGATAGTACAGAACTTGGTTTAATGTTTGATTTACCTTATTTGAATGTTTTAAGTGTTAATTCTAATATGAAAGAATTGCAATATCAGTATAACATTACTTATTCTCCTATTTCTATTGTAGATTTATCGCTTAATTATCAAGATGAAAAAACTAGCGCTAAAGATCAAGCCGCAATGTGGGTAAGATTTAGACTCAATTATGAACAAAGTTTAAGTAAACAATTTTACAATAGTCTTTACCATAAAAATCATATAGGGAAATTCAATCGTTATGATTTTGCTACTAGGACTTATTAATTGTTCATAAAACGAGTGATGTCATTATAGGTTACAAATACCATTAAACTTAAAAGCAAAGCCATGCCAAAATAACTAAGATATTCAAAGCATACTTTTGGAACTTCTTTTTTAAAGATTAACTCATAAAGGTTAAAAAGTATATGTCCTCCATCTAGTGCTGGGATGGGAAGTAAATTTAATACTCCAAGATTGATAGAAATTAAAGCAGTGATTAAAAACAAAACTACTATACTAGTGTTTGCTGCTTTAGAGGTTATATCTACCATAGTGATGATCCCGCCCATATTTTTAGCATCTAATTCCCCGCTGATGATTTTAGCAAGTCCTTTAAAAATAAGCATAGAGGCTTCTATACTTTCTTCATAAGCGTATTTTAAACTACTAATTCCTGGATGATAAATAGTAACAAACTCACCTTTAGGTGCTATACCAATTAATGGTTTTTGAACTTTTTGATAAAACTCATTATATCCTTGATCAATTTGTGGCGTTAAAGTGATATTGATGAGTTGATTATCGCGTTTTATATCAAGTAAAATTGGTTTTATATGAACAAGTTTGCCAATTTCTTCAAAGCTTTGGATTTTAACTCCATCTATGGATAAAATTTTATCTCCAATTTGCAAATTTGCTTTTTCTGCGGCTGAATTTGGCGCTATATCTCCAATAACAGGTGCAAGTTTTTGCACACCTAAAAAACCAATAGCTATGTAAAGCAAAAATGCTAAGAAGAAATTAAAAAATGGTCCTGCAAAAAGTATATAAATTCTAGCTAAAGGACTTAGAGTATTATAGCTATTTGGCTCATATTTTTTCTCACTAGGATTTAAATCGTCTTGTCCTTTAAGCTTAACATAACCACCAAAAGGTAAAGCAGATAAGCGGTATTCTGTATTTTTATGAGTTTTTTTAAAAATAGCTTTTCCAAAACCTATACTAAAAATTTCTACATCAACCCTCATATGTTTTGCAGCTAAAAAATGCCCTAGTTCGTGAAAAAAAATTAAAAAGGATATGACTAGAAGTGTTATTAAAAAACTAAAAGAATAAAATTTAAAGCCAATGGCTAAGATAATAAATAAAAATAAATATGATCTCAAATTATACCTTTTTAAAATGTCTTATATAAGCTAGTATGTATTCAAAAGCTGAATAAAGCGTGAGTACTAAGGCAATAAATAATAATGTATTAGCAAAAGGCCATTGCATGATTAGAAATATAATGGCTATTATTTGAAAGGTTGTTTTTATTTTACCCGCAAAAGAAGCACTTACATCAAATTTTTCACTGACCATCACTACTCTAAATCCGGTGATGAAAAACTCTCTTACTAAAATAATATAAATTATCCACGGATCAGCTTTTTGAGTGAGTAATAATCCTAAAAAAGCAGCCAAAACAAGCATTTTATCTGCTAAAGGATCTATAATGGCTCCAAGTTTGGTGGTTTGGTTCCAAGTACGTGCAATATAACCATCAAAAAAATCAGTCAAAGCCGCTATGCCAAAAACAACACATGCAAAATAATTTACCCAACTAGGATGGATATTTTCAAAATCATGAATTAATAAATAAAATAAAATAGGAGCTAATAGTATCCTTATAAATGCCAAAGCGTTGGGTAAATTCATGTTTGTTTAATCCTTATGTGATATAAATACCCCAAAAAAGGGCAATAAATCATTTAAAAGTGGTACCACCATCAACGATTAGCGTATGACCTGTGATCCAATTTGCTTTATCAGAGCATAAAAATAAACATGCCCCAGCTAAATCTTGAGGTTCACCGATGCGATTAAGCGGACTAAGATTAATTGTTGCGTTTTTTACTTCTTCATAGTTTGTAAATGCTTTGAGTGCATCAGTGTCAATCGGTCCACCACTTACTATATTTACGCGGATATTTTTTGCACCAAGCTCAGTTGCAGCATATCTTGCCATAGCTTCAACCGCTGCTTTTGCAGTACCATGTCCAGCATAATTTTCAATATGGACTAAATTTCCTGTAGAAGAAATAGATAGTATACTACCTCCACCAATTTTTTCCATTCTTTTGGCCGCTTCTTGTGCTCCAACTACAAAAGCATTTACGGTTGCTGTGAAAATATTATTAATACCTTTTGGTTTTAATTTTATAAATTTGGTATATCCGCCCACTACAGCACGACCTGAAATGATAGCATTGGAGATGAAAAAATCTATTCTGTCAAAATCTTGATCAATTTTTTCAAATAATTCTTTATAAGTTTCTGGTTCAAGTATATTAAACTTATATGCTTTTGCTTTGATTTTATAATTTGACTCTAAATCTTTTACAATTTCTTGAGCTAAGTCAGCATTAGAATTATAAGTAAAAGCTATATTTACTCCAGCTTTTGCAAATTCATATACAATAGCTTTGCCAATTCCTCTTGTTCCGCCGCTAATTACCAAAGTTTTATTTTGAAAAAAAGTATTCATTAAAATCCTTTTATATTATAGTTTTTCATTATTGCTTCTATTTTTGTTAAATTACAATCACTAGGTTTGCAAAGTGGCAAACGATATTCTAAAGTAGGGGTTAAACCTGCTATATACATTGCCGCTTTAATAGGTATAGGATTGCTTTCACAAAATAAAATTTTATTAATATTATACAACTCATCATTGATTTTTTTAGCTTCAATGTATTTTTCTTCTAAAGCTAGATGAGTTAATTTTGAAATCATATCAGGAAGTAAATTTGAAGTAACTGAAATCACACCTTTACCACCATTTGAAAGTATAGGATAATTAATTGCATCTTCCCCGCTTAAAAGCATCAATCTAGGTTCATGTGCTAATAAATCTACGCACTTATCAATGTTTCCGCTAGCTTCTTTAACCCCGTAAATATTTTCGCAATCTCTAAATAATTTTATAATGGTTTCTGTTTGAAGTTCACATCCTGTTCTTCCTGGGACATTATATAAAAGCACAGGTATATCAATACTTTTTGCTATTTCTTTATAGTGTAAATATAAACCTTCTTGTGTAGGCTTATTGTAATAAGGCGTAACACTTAAAATACCATCAGCACCATGTTCTTGGGCAAATTTAGCCAAGCTTACAGCTTCATGCGTAGCGTTACTTCCTGCACCTGCTAAGACCTTGCAAGAACTTCCTTTGCATGCATCAAGGGCAATTTCTATACAAATTCTATGCTCTTCATGAGTTAAAGTTGCACTTTCTCCAGTTGTTCCAACAGGTACTACTACATCAATACCATTTGCAATTTGTCTTTTGATGAGTTTATAATAAGTTTGTTCGTCTAGTTTTCCATTTTTAAATGGAGTAATTAAAGCTGTCATTGCTCCTATGATAATTTTATTGTCCATTTTCACCCCTTTTTTAAGATTATTGTAGTAGATTTATTTTCATTGAAGTATTTTTTAGCACAATGAATTAAATCATCTTTACTTAGATTTTTGATGTTTTTTTCATAATCAAGTAAAGGTTTTAAGTCTCCTCTTGCAAGATAAGAACCATAAATATTTGCCACACTACTTGCATTGCTTAATGAGAAAATAAAATCACTTTTTACGGTATTTTTGATTTTTTCCATGATGGTATCATCAAATTTGGCATTTTTTACATCATCAAGAATTTTTAAAAGTTCTTTTTCAACATCTTCTGCTTTTATGCCTTCATTGCAAACACAAATAAATATAAACAAATTCTCATCTATGTTTTCACTAGCATAAGCATAAAATTCATTGATTAGCTCTAGTTTGTCGATTAAAATTTTACTTATGAGAGAGCTTTTTCCATTTCCCAAAAGCTCACTTAAAGCACAAAGCTTTGGTATATCTTCGTGATTAAATGCGGGAATCTTATATGCAAGCGCTAATAATTGCGTATCGCTTTCTTTGTGTAAAATAATGCGTTTTGCACCATCTTGTTCAGGTTCTTTCTCATGGACTATGGGAATTGTTTTGGTGTTTTTAATATCATGAAAATGTTTTTTGGCTAGGTTAAAAACTTCATCTTCATTAATATCGCCACTTACAAGTAAGATGGCGTTTTTAGGTTGGTAGAAAGTTTGGTGAAATTCTCTTATATCTTCTATACTCCAATTTTGTATATCTTTGAAAAATCCTATCGGAGTCCAATGGTATGGGTGGTGTAAAAAGGCATGGTTATATAGTCTAAAGTATAAATAACCCAAAGGGTTATTATCAGTTCTCCATCGCCTTTCTTCTAAAACTACATCTCTTTCAGGTTGAAATTCATCATCTTTGAGATTTAAATTACGCATTAATTCTGCAAAAAGCCATAAAGATTTATCTAAATTTTCACTGGAGCATTTGATGAAATAATGTGTGTAGTCAAAGCCTGTGCTTGCGTTGTCCACTCCGCCAAAACCTTTAACTATCTCATCAAATTCACCTGCTTTTAAATTTTTAGTACTTTTAAAATTTAAGTGTTCTAGCATATGTGCTATGCCACTTTTTCCCATTTTTTCATTTCTTGAGCCAACTTTATAAAAAATATCTACACTAATTACCCCGCTTTTTTTGTTAACAGGTAGGGTATAAATTTCAAGTCCGTTCTCAAGGGTAGTGTTTTTATAATGAATCATTTAAAATTTACTCCTATAGCTTGACTGATATGGTTAAAGCCATCTTGTTTTAAAAGTTCAATTAAACCTTGGTTGATATTTTTGACTATACTTGGCCCTTTAAAGATCATAGCAGTATAAATTTGAACTAAGCTAGCACCATTTTTGATACGCTCATAAGCGGTTTCAGCACTGTCTATTCCACCACTTGCTATTAAAACAGTATCTTGATAAATTTCTTTTGCTACTTCCTTAAAGAAGGTTGCACTTTTTTGAGTGATTAATTTACCGCTAATTCCACCAAAAGTTCTTGCATTATCAATCAAAGAATAATCAATACTAGTATTTGCCATAATAATACCATCTGCCTTTGCATTAATAGCGCTTTTGCAAAGTGATATAGCACTATCGATATTCATATCTGGTGCGATTTTTAAAATGACTGGTTTGCTTGTGATTTCTTTTGCTTGATTAAATAAGGTGCTTACAAATTCTTCACTTTGTAAATCTCGTAGATTTTTAGTGTTTGGTGAGGAAATGTTGATTACAAATAAATCACATAAGTCTTTAAAATCTTTTAGTAAAATAATATAATCATTTATTGCTTCTTCATTTGAGGTAATTTTATTTTTGCCTATATTTGCCACCAAAGGTATGCTAAAAGGATAGACTTTTTTAACTTCTTTGGCGACAGCATCTTTGCCTTTGTTGTTAAAACCCATAGCATTTTGAATGCTTTCTTGTTCAACTAGCCTAAAAAGTCTAGGTTTTTCATTGCCACTTTGTGGTTTTGGAGTAAAAGTTCCATACTCTAAAAATCCAAAACCCAATGCACTTAGTGGTCTTATCATGGTTGCATTTTTGTCAAATCCACCTGCTAAACCTACTGGATTGTAAAAATGTAGATTGAAAATTTCTTGGTTTAGGGCTTCATCGTTTACTATGTAGTCTTTTGCAAAAAAACTAAGTCCTCCGGGAAAAATACAATCTAAAGTACGCATGCTAAATTCAGCTAAAGCATGGGCGTTTTCTGGATCTAATTTATATATTAAAGGTTTTAAGCTCTCATAAGTCATTTTTTTCCTTTTATGCGAAATAGCATATTTTACTAAAAAAATGATAATTTTTAGTTTTCATTTGCTTGAATTTGATCGGTTTTTTGTGCTTTTTGTTTTAGTTTTTGATAAATTTTGCAATGCTGCATCAAATATGCATCGTTTCCAATAGAGGCGATTTCACCTTTATCTAGCACAGCGATTTTGTCTGCATTTTCTATTGTGCTAAGTCTGTGCGCGATGATGAGTATTAAACGATCTTTTTTTAGATTTTCTATTGTTCTTACAATGGCTTTTTCGCTTTCATTATCAAGTGCTGAAGTGGCTTCATCAAAAATTAAAATTTGAGGATTTTTGTATAAAGCTCTTGCTATAGCGATACGTTGTTTTTGTCCACCTGAGAGATTTTTACCATGCTCTTTTAATTCAGTATGTATACCTCCAAGTTCTTGAACAAAATCATACGCATTGGCTTGTTTTAAAACTTCTATCACGCGTGCTTCGTCATACTCTTTAGCGTAGGCAATGTTTTGAGCAATAGTATCGTTAAATATGTAAATATTTTGAGTTACTAAAGAAATATTTTCTCTTAAACTAGTAATATCAAAAGAACTAATATCTTTTTGGTTGATTAAAATTTCGCCGCTATTTTTTTCAAAAAAATACATTAAAAGATTAATGATGGAAGATTTTCCACCACCACTTGAGCCTACTAGGGCTAAAATTTCTCCTCTATTAAAAGAAAAACTTACATCATTTAGGACTATTTTATTTTCTTGGTAACTCAAAGAGACATTTTTAAAGCAAATATTTTGGATATTTTCTGTAAGTTTTTCATTACCACCTTTAATTTGTGGTTCTAAATCGGTTAAATAAAAAGTTCTTTCGCTTGCAGCTACTGCATTTTGCAATCTCGTATAAAGTGAAGAAAGTCTTTTGATAGGAGTATAAGCCATAAACAAAGCTGTGGTAAAGCTAAAGAAAGATCCTATACTTAAACTCCCATCAATCACTTCTTTACCACCCACTATAATCACTACAGCAAATCCGATTGAACCCATAGATTCCATTAAAGGACTGCTTAAAGCTTCTATTCTGATACCTTTTAGGGAAAGCTTACAAACTTCGCTATTGGTTTGACTGAATTTTTGCATTTCATTTTTGCTTGCATTGGAGGCTTTGATCAGTTCTATATTAGAAAAGATTTCACTTAATCTTGAAGTAAGATCAGAATTTTTTTCTTGAGTATTGCGTCCTATTTTTTTAATTTTTTTTGCAAAAAGAACAAGAGGGTAAATCGCTAAAGGTAAGATAACTAAAGCGAAAAAAGCAAGTTTTGGACTTTGATAAATCACCACACTTAAAAGCCCAATGGCAGTTAAGCCTTCTCTTAAAATTTCAGGTATTATAGTAGAAACTATATTTTGTAAAGCACCAATGTCAGAAGTACATCTGCTGATTAGTTCCCCGCTTCTGTATTTATGGAAAAAACCCATATCTAAACGTAAGAGATTTCCAAGAACCAATTCTCTTAATCTTCTTAAAATATCTGTTCCAACATAAGAAATATAATAAACTTGCATATAAGCGCCAAGGTTTTTTAATACATAAATTAAAATCACTAATAAAGGCATATAATAAAGCAATTCAACATTTTTTTTAATAAAAATTTTATTTAAAATCGGCTCTATAATGTAAGCACTAGCAGCTGTGCCACCACTAGTTAAAAGCATGCCAATGATAGCTAAAACAAAATAAAACCAATAATCTTTATAATAAGGCTTAAAGCGAGTAAAAACCTCTTTAAGCTTCATTTCTTTGTAATTTTTATCCATTTTTCTCCCATATCACACCATTTGATGTATCCATTAAAAGAATATTTTCTTTAGCTAAATTATCACGAATTTGATCTGCTAGGGCATAGTTTTTTTCTTGTTTTGCCTTGTTGCGTAGAGTGATTTTTTCTTCTATTTCTTGACATTTTTTTTCACTAATACCAAATTGAAAATATTTTATAGTATCTATAAAACCTATACCAAAAATAAAAGCTAGTTCTTTTAGGGTTTTTTCTAATTGTATTTTATAAACTTTATCTTTTGGATTTTGATCTAAGTAAATATTACTTTCGTTGATAAACTCATCAAGCAAAGCTAAGGCTTTAGAGGCATTTAAATCGTCA
Encoded here:
- a CDS encoding inverse autotransporter beta-barrel domain-containing protein translates to MKKYIFLSCIYISSFALNLEESLIEGEADISKYQKSNIISKQVFFQKPQKYQTQNIDFGTFASKSLGQVLNLSSKDKTEANLDYNTLNVNIKNINSILDYENTTLLLEKQVRIGQLEQVYSLGLINRYEFDDFNLGFNYFNDQYKEAYGKNSFGVEFQFSHYFKVYANHYNIKENDSEDSTELGLMFDLPYLNVLSVNSNMKELQYQYNITYSPISIVDLSLNYQDEKTSAKDQAAMWVRFRLNYEQSLSKQFYNSLYHKNHIGKFNRYDFATRTY
- the rseP gene encoding RIP metalloprotease RseP; this encodes MRSYLFLFIILAIGFKFYSFSFLITLLVISFLIFFHELGHFLAAKHMRVDVEIFSIGFGKAIFKKTHKNTEYRLSALPFGGYVKLKGQDDLNPSEKKYEPNSYNTLSPLARIYILFAGPFFNFFLAFLLYIAIGFLGVQKLAPVIGDIAPNSAAEKANLQIGDKILSIDGVKIQSFEEIGKLVHIKPILLDIKRDNQLINITLTPQIDQGYNEFYQKVQKPLIGIAPKGEFVTIYHPGISSLKYAYEESIEASMLIFKGLAKIISGELDAKNMGGIITMVDITSKAANTSIVVLFLITALISINLGVLNLLPIPALDGGHILFNLYELIFKKEVPKVCFEYLSYFGMALLLSLMVFVTYNDITRFMNN
- the pgsA gene encoding CDP-diacylglycerol--glycerol-3-phosphate 3-phosphatidyltransferase; the encoded protein is MNLPNALAFIRILLAPILFYLLIHDFENIHPSWVNYFACVVFGIAALTDFFDGYIARTWNQTTKLGAIIDPLADKMLVLAAFLGLLLTQKADPWIIYIILVREFFITGFRVVMVSEKFDVSASFAGKIKTTFQIIAIIFLIMQWPFANTLLFIALVLTLYSAFEYILAYIRHFKKV
- a CDS encoding enoyl-ACP reductase codes for the protein MNTFFQNKTLVISGGTRGIGKAIVYEFAKAGVNIAFTYNSNADLAQEIVKDLESNYKIKAKAYKFNILEPETYKELFEKIDQDFDRIDFFISNAIISGRAVVGGYTKFIKLKPKGINNIFTATVNAFVVGAQEAAKRMEKIGGGSILSISSTGNLVHIENYAGHGTAKAAVEAMARYAATELGAKNIRVNIVSGGPIDTDALKAFTNYEEVKNATINLSPLNRIGEPQDLAGACLFLCSDKANWITGHTLIVDGGTTFK
- the dapA gene encoding 4-hydroxy-tetrahydrodipicolinate synthase, with product MDNKIIIGAMTALITPFKNGKLDEQTYYKLIKRQIANGIDVVVPVGTTGESATLTHEEHRICIEIALDACKGSSCKVLAGAGSNATHEAVSLAKFAQEHGADGILSVTPYYNKPTQEGLYLHYKEIAKSIDIPVLLYNVPGRTGCELQTETIIKLFRDCENIYGVKEASGNIDKCVDLLAHEPRLMLLSGEDAINYPILSNGGKGVISVTSNLLPDMISKLTHLALEEKYIEAKKINDELYNINKILFCESNPIPIKAAMYIAGLTPTLEYRLPLCKPSDCNLTKIEAIMKNYNIKGF
- a CDS encoding M16 family metallopeptidase, translating into MIHYKNTTLENGLEIYTLPVNKKSGVISVDIFYKVGSRNEKMGKSGIAHMLEHLNFKSTKNLKAGEFDEIVKGFGGVDNASTGFDYTHYFIKCSSENLDKSLWLFAELMRNLNLKDDEFQPERDVVLEERRWRTDNNPLGYLYFRLYNHAFLHHPYHWTPIGFFKDIQNWSIEDIREFHQTFYQPKNAILLVSGDINEDEVFNLAKKHFHDIKNTKTIPIVHEKEPEQDGAKRIILHKESDTQLLALAYKIPAFNHEDIPKLCALSELLGNGKSSLISKILIDKLELINEFYAYASENIDENLFIFICVCNEGIKAEDVEKELLKILDDVKNAKFDDTIMEKIKNTVKSDFIFSLSNASSVANIYGSYLARGDLKPLLDYEKNIKNLSKDDLIHCAKKYFNENKSTTIILKKG
- a CDS encoding quinone-dependent dihydroorotate dehydrogenase is translated as MTYESLKPLIYKLDPENAHALAEFSMRTLDCIFPGGLSFFAKDYIVNDEALNQEIFNLHFYNPVGLAGGFDKNATMIRPLSALGFGFLEYGTFTPKPQSGNEKPRLFRLVEQESIQNAMGFNNKGKDAVAKEVKKVYPFSIPLVANIGKNKITSNEEAINDYIILLKDFKDLCDLFVINISSPNTKNLRDLQSEEFVSTLFNQAKEITSKPVILKIAPDMNIDSAISLCKSAINAKADGIIMANTSIDYSLIDNARTFGGISGKLITQKSATFFKEVAKEIYQDTVLIASGGIDSAETAYERIKNGASLVQIYTAMIFKGPSIVKNINQGLIELLKQDGFNHISQAIGVNFK
- a CDS encoding ABC transporter ATP-binding protein, whose amino-acid sequence is MDKNYKEMKLKEVFTRFKPYYKDYWFYFVLAIIGMLLTSGGTAASAYIIEPILNKIFIKKNVELLYYMPLLVILIYVLKNLGAYMQVYYISYVGTDILRRLRELVLGNLLRLDMGFFHKYRSGELISRCTSDIGALQNIVSTIIPEILREGLTAIGLLSVVIYQSPKLAFFALVILPLAIYPLVLFAKKIKKIGRNTQEKNSDLTSRLSEIFSNIELIKASNASKNEMQKFSQTNSEVCKLSLKGIRIEALSSPLMESMGSIGFAVVIIVGGKEVIDGSLSIGSFFSFTTALFMAYTPIKRLSSLYTRLQNAVAASERTFYLTDLEPQIKGGNEKLTENIQNICFKNVSLSYQENKIVLNDVSFSFNRGEILALVGSSGGGKSSIINLLMYFFEKNSGEILINQKDISSFDITSLRENISLVTQNIYIFNDTIAQNIAYAKEYDEARVIEVLKQANAYDFVQELGGIHTELKEHGKNLSGGQKQRIAIARALYKNPQILIFDEATSALDNESEKAIVRTIENLKKDRLILIIAHRLSTIENADKIAVLDKGEIASIGNDAYLMQHCKIYQKLKQKAQKTDQIQANEN